The Agrococcus carbonis genome has a window encoding:
- a CDS encoding YciI family protein, protein MPLFMISFPSGEMQLDEGGLQAAADDAHAVVREAKAAGVWVFGGGIDESVRPTLVSADGREEEGTYPQTARLEGGYTIIDVPSRADAVHWAAKTAAACRCRQELRQFQDDPESLP, encoded by the coding sequence ATGCCGCTGTTCATGATCTCGTTCCCGAGCGGGGAGATGCAGCTCGACGAAGGCGGCCTGCAGGCGGCTGCCGACGACGCGCACGCCGTCGTGCGCGAGGCGAAGGCCGCCGGCGTGTGGGTGTTCGGCGGCGGCATCGACGAATCGGTGCGGCCCACGCTCGTCTCGGCGGACGGCCGGGAGGAGGAGGGCACCTACCCGCAGACGGCCAGGCTCGAGGGCGGCTACACGATCATCGACGTGCCCAGCCGGGCGGATGCGGTGCATTGGGCCGCGAAGACCGCGGCGGCCTGCCGCTGCCGGCAGGAGCTGCGGCAGTTCCAGGACGACCCGGAGTCGCTGCCGTAG
- a CDS encoding response regulator transcription factor: MTDAPRVLIADDHAAIRGGLRLLLEAAGVDVVGEAGDGRAAVRNARTLRPDVVLMDVRMPGTDGIAATRAILEEGSAHVLVLTTFDLDEYVFGALRAGAAGFLLKSADAATLVDAVRRVARGEGVMAPEVTRRVLDAFAATPEPAAAAPPAGVAELTARERDVLAGLGAGLSNAELAERLGISAATAKTHVSRVLGKLGCTSRLQASIVAREAGLAG; the protein is encoded by the coding sequence GTGACCGACGCGCCGCGCGTGCTGATCGCCGACGACCACGCGGCGATCCGCGGCGGACTGCGGCTGCTGCTCGAGGCGGCGGGCGTCGACGTCGTCGGCGAGGCCGGCGACGGCCGTGCCGCGGTGCGCAACGCCCGGACGCTGCGTCCCGACGTCGTGCTCATGGACGTGCGGATGCCCGGCACCGACGGCATCGCGGCGACCCGCGCGATCCTCGAGGAGGGATCGGCCCACGTGCTCGTGCTCACGACCTTCGACCTCGACGAGTACGTCTTCGGCGCGCTGCGCGCGGGGGCTGCCGGCTTCCTCCTGAAGTCGGCGGATGCGGCGACGCTCGTCGACGCGGTGCGCCGGGTCGCGCGCGGCGAGGGCGTGATGGCCCCCGAGGTGACGCGGCGCGTGCTCGACGCGTTCGCCGCGACGCCCGAGCCTGCGGCAGCGGCGCCGCCCGCCGGGGTGGCCGAGCTGACCGCGCGCGAGCGCGACGTGCTCGCCGGGCTCGGCGCCGGGCTGTCGAACGCCGAGCTCGCCGAGCGGCTCGGCATCAGCGCCGCGACGGCGAAGACCCACGTCTCGCGCGTGCTCGGCAAGCTCGGGTGCACGAGCCGACTGCAGGCGTCGATCGTGGCGCGCGAGGCCGGGCTCGCGGGCTGA
- a CDS encoding sensor histidine kinase, which yields MVDAPHPLIARLRAWSVPLTAAATLALGWLFLALDISSVLAAPLVLPELAVGLQALLLPVACTVMLAKRRAPLRALAAGTALFAVDLALGGSLGMLLVLIDLLHAATLHTSDRGRRALLLLVAAVAVVGTLLTFALTGDARQAVLAALSLFAVLATPYWWGLAVQRERARAALEAQRADDLAQLAALEQHGAVREERSRMARDLHDAIASELAAIAIHTEAALAAPAPARASLETIRAASLRSLEQMRSMILVLRSGGDPPAAPDRLTDADGILDRARELGLSVTLEGDPPPMPVAVDQAAGRILQESLTNAMKHAPGAPVAVRVARAGDALTLRIDSAMDAAGAFAPPPSAGLGVRMMRERAAALGGDLTAGPDAGGGARWTVRATLPLHA from the coding sequence ATGGTCGACGCCCCGCATCCGCTGATCGCGCGCCTCCGCGCGTGGAGCGTGCCGCTCACGGCGGCCGCGACGCTGGCGCTCGGCTGGCTCTTCCTCGCGCTCGACATCTCGAGCGTGCTGGCCGCACCGCTCGTGCTGCCCGAGCTCGCGGTCGGGCTGCAGGCGCTCCTGCTGCCGGTCGCCTGCACGGTGATGCTCGCGAAGCGGCGCGCGCCGCTGCGCGCCCTCGCCGCCGGCACGGCGCTCTTCGCCGTCGACCTCGCGCTCGGCGGCAGCCTCGGCATGCTGCTCGTGCTCATCGACCTGCTGCACGCCGCGACGCTGCACACGAGCGACCGCGGGCGGCGCGCGCTGCTGCTGCTCGTCGCCGCGGTCGCGGTCGTGGGCACGCTGCTGACGTTCGCGCTCACCGGCGACGCGCGCCAGGCGGTGCTCGCGGCCCTCTCGCTCTTCGCGGTGCTCGCGACGCCCTACTGGTGGGGCCTCGCGGTGCAGCGCGAGCGGGCGCGCGCCGCCCTCGAGGCGCAGCGGGCGGACGACCTGGCGCAGCTCGCCGCCCTCGAGCAGCACGGCGCGGTGCGCGAGGAGCGCTCGCGCATGGCGCGAGACCTCCACGACGCGATCGCGAGCGAGCTCGCCGCGATCGCGATCCACACCGAGGCGGCGCTCGCCGCGCCCGCACCCGCGCGAGCGTCGCTCGAGACCATCCGCGCCGCGAGCCTCCGCAGCCTCGAGCAGATGCGCTCGATGATCCTCGTGCTGCGCTCGGGCGGCGATCCACCCGCAGCACCCGACCGGCTCACCGACGCCGACGGCATACTCGACCGAGCGCGCGAGCTCGGGCTCTCGGTGACGCTCGAGGGCGATCCGCCGCCGATGCCGGTCGCCGTCGACCAGGCGGCCGGCCGGATCCTGCAGGAGTCGCTCACCAACGCGATGAAGCACGCGCCCGGCGCGCCCGTCGCGGTGCGGGTGGCGCGGGCGGGCGACGCCCTGACCCTGCGCATCGACTCGGCGATGGATGCTGCGGGAGCGTTCGCCCCGCCGCCCTCCGCGGGTCTCGGCGTGCGGATGATGCGCGAGCGCGCCGCCGCCCTCGGCGGCGACCTCACGGCGGGCCCCGACGCCGGAGGAGGTGCCCGATGGACGGTCCGAGCGACGCTGCCCCTACACGCGTGA
- a CDS encoding GAP family protein, with translation MEPALALSLGALALIDSLSIGTLLIPLFFLLTPGRLRVVRVLVYLATIAAFHLAVGFVLSFGAGWFTSALEAMSESQPLLWVQLVLGAALLGGALLLGRPAPKPGSPEAAAILERPPGRLAGWRDAAMDGRGTGALVGVALGAGALELATMLPYLAAIGLVSQEDLPVPLLLAVLAAYCAVMIAPALLLLAGRVLLRRLVEPPLSRLTQWLQLNSAENTAWIVGIVGFLLARDAASRLALFEQSGLAGLLP, from the coding sequence GTGGAACCTGCTCTCGCCCTCTCCCTCGGCGCGCTCGCGCTCATCGACAGCCTCAGCATCGGCACGCTGCTCATCCCGCTGTTCTTCCTGCTGACGCCCGGCCGGCTGCGTGTCGTGCGCGTGCTCGTGTACCTCGCGACCATCGCGGCGTTCCACCTCGCGGTCGGCTTCGTGCTCTCGTTCGGCGCGGGCTGGTTCACGAGCGCCCTCGAGGCGATGAGCGAGAGTCAGCCGCTCCTCTGGGTGCAGCTCGTGCTGGGCGCGGCGCTGCTCGGCGGAGCCCTGCTCCTCGGCCGACCGGCGCCGAAGCCGGGCTCGCCCGAGGCCGCGGCGATCCTCGAGCGGCCGCCCGGTCGGCTCGCCGGCTGGCGCGACGCGGCGATGGATGGGCGGGGCACGGGAGCGCTCGTCGGCGTCGCGCTCGGCGCCGGCGCGCTCGAGCTGGCGACGATGCTGCCGTACCTCGCGGCCATCGGCCTCGTGTCGCAGGAGGACCTGCCGGTGCCGCTCCTCCTCGCGGTGCTCGCGGCCTACTGCGCCGTGATGATCGCGCCGGCGCTCCTGCTCCTCGCGGGGCGCGTGCTGCTGCGCCGGCTCGTGGAGCCGCCGCTCTCGCGGCTCACGCAGTGGCTCCAGCTCAACAGCGCCGAGAACACCGCGTGGATCGTCGGCATCGTCGGCTTCCTGCTCGCGCGCGACGCCGCGAGCAGGCTCGCGCTCTTCGAGCAGTCGGGCCTCGCCGGTCTGCTGCCGTAG
- a CDS encoding Fur family transcriptional regulator, protein MTDAELLREHGLRVTQPRLAVLGALDALPHADADALHRELVAAGGEISVQSVHNVLGDLTAAGLVRRFEPARSAARYERRIGDNHHHAVCERCGRVDDVDCVVGEAPCLHADAPPGFAVAAAEVTFVGLCADCVAAGAAAPPVPTA, encoded by the coding sequence ATGACGGATGCCGAGCTGCTGCGGGAGCACGGGCTGCGCGTGACGCAGCCCCGGCTCGCGGTGCTCGGCGCGCTCGACGCGCTGCCGCACGCGGACGCCGATGCGCTCCATCGCGAGCTCGTCGCCGCCGGCGGCGAGATCTCGGTGCAGTCGGTGCACAACGTGCTCGGCGACCTCACGGCGGCCGGGCTCGTGCGCCGCTTCGAGCCCGCGCGCTCGGCGGCGCGCTACGAGCGCCGCATCGGCGACAACCACCACCACGCCGTGTGCGAGCGGTGCGGCCGGGTCGACGACGTCGACTGCGTCGTCGGCGAGGCGCCCTGCCTGCACGCCGACGCCCCGCCGGGCTTCGCCGTCGCGGCGGCCGAGGTGACGTTCGTCGGCCTGTGCGCCGACTGCGTCGCGGCCGGCGCCGCCGCGCCCCCCGTGCCGACGGCCTGA